One Ruficoccus amylovorans DNA window includes the following coding sequences:
- a CDS encoding tyrosine-type recombinase/integrase — translation MPFWIGKSPKQVAKSRFKITKYTNPSGEEVWRLSGTLNGQRIRRNFRNRSKAVAERQKLEVRYLNETSEGQTIFTTLTHDQNKDAVAAISLLQKSDSKKSLVFAVNYLLDHYQEAAESKSVENAIIDYRQHKEKEVDRGILSSRQFGSIFNELATFKTAFEGQVISEIQPEELKEYLEGKQKGARHAHSLKTWNNRRGYLSTFFKFCLSQKTVSENPIISVPKFKIKNRRGTADTFSAEQTRELMHWLEGYRGKQNKDGSWWAEPGSLVPYFALTFFAGIRPDWRTGEILKLQEKDIRLDTGIILIEPETSKVNEKRQVKIQPNLHLWLKKYPISRHPIVKTRRFHSLWMDVRKIFSFPHDIMRHTYISMTVGAFRSVGDAALQAGNSEAVIRKHYLDLKSTEDADEFWRIVPKGETLPAMRKQDGRYLPMG, via the coding sequence TTGCCATTTTGGATTGGCAAATCCCCAAAACAGGTGGCCAAAAGTCGATTCAAGATCACGAAGTATACCAACCCAAGCGGCGAGGAAGTCTGGCGTTTGTCGGGTACCCTGAACGGCCAACGCATCCGTCGAAACTTCAGGAATCGAAGCAAGGCCGTCGCCGAAAGACAGAAACTGGAGGTGCGTTACCTGAACGAAACCTCAGAAGGGCAGACGATCTTCACAACCCTGACTCACGATCAGAATAAGGATGCAGTCGCCGCGATAAGCCTTCTCCAGAAATCTGACTCCAAGAAATCTTTGGTTTTCGCAGTCAATTATCTGCTAGACCATTATCAGGAAGCCGCAGAATCCAAATCTGTTGAAAACGCGATCATAGATTATCGTCAACATAAAGAGAAAGAAGTAGATAGAGGCATTCTCTCGTCTCGACAGTTCGGTTCAATTTTCAATGAACTTGCAACCTTCAAAACCGCGTTTGAAGGGCAAGTCATAAGTGAAATTCAACCCGAGGAACTGAAAGAGTATCTGGAGGGCAAGCAGAAAGGGGCCAGACATGCCCATTCTCTTAAGACATGGAATAACCGCAGAGGCTATCTGAGTACTTTTTTCAAGTTCTGCCTCTCTCAAAAGACTGTATCCGAAAACCCTATTATTTCGGTTCCTAAGTTTAAGATCAAAAACCGTCGAGGTACTGCAGATACTTTTTCCGCGGAGCAAACACGAGAATTGATGCACTGGCTGGAAGGTTACCGGGGAAAACAGAACAAGGACGGGTCATGGTGGGCCGAACCCGGTAGTCTTGTACCATACTTTGCCCTTACTTTCTTCGCAGGCATACGTCCCGATTGGAGAACAGGCGAAATTCTTAAACTTCAAGAAAAAGACATCCGTCTGGACACCGGCATCATCCTCATTGAGCCGGAAACCTCCAAGGTAAATGAAAAGCGCCAGGTAAAGATTCAACCAAACCTTCACCTATGGTTAAAAAAATATCCCATATCCCGACACCCGATTGTAAAAACGCGCCGTTTTCACAGTCTTTGGATGGATGTGCGCAAAATATTCAGCTTCCCTCATGATATCATGCGGCACACCTATATCTCAATGACTGTCGGCGCTTTTCGATCAGTCGGAGACGCAGCTCTCCAAGCAGGCAACTCCGAAGCCGTGATACGCAAACACTATCTCGACCTAAAAAGCACAGAAGACGCTGACGAGTTTTGGCGCATCGTACCTAAAGGAGAAACGCTTCCTGCCATGAGAAAACAGGATGGGCGGTATCTTCCCATGGGTTGA
- a CDS encoding vWA domain-containing protein gives MPEKENVGRSLAAMIRARAGRGKGGALAAAVAVQTALLLVAVGVIIAVPSGKDEAAFKAGKRVSLPPRELEHRAALNDFQQAAGAALPVERLSTESLLPENSLPELPALPSDSFSPLVQEAPVPEADALLAESGLNAALTGLPGGFSELDLFGIREGAGRFVILVDTSNSMFERQRDGVKYRFDFTVIKDEIAALVAGLQPDTQFNLAIYEGGSLAWQPNLMPATLENKQAAEAWLRGLSESPSASISSRKSPGPRLIEGGGTRLDTGLRQVFGFEPEVIFIVTDGEINRSGRTIPQDELLDIIRGLQRGLAESARIHVIHYQTAVTKPEEIATMRAIAGRNSGRFRQVEAVLLE, from the coding sequence ATGCCGGAGAAGGAAAACGTGGGCCGCAGTTTGGCCGCCATGATTCGCGCCCGCGCAGGACGTGGCAAAGGCGGTGCGCTGGCAGCAGCGGTGGCTGTGCAGACCGCTCTACTGCTGGTTGCGGTGGGGGTGATTATCGCCGTGCCTTCAGGAAAAGATGAAGCGGCGTTCAAGGCCGGTAAGCGCGTCTCCCTGCCGCCCCGCGAATTGGAGCATCGGGCCGCGCTGAATGATTTTCAGCAGGCGGCGGGAGCGGCGCTCCCGGTGGAGCGGTTGAGCACGGAGTCGCTCTTGCCAGAAAATTCCCTGCCGGAGCTTCCGGCGTTGCCGAGTGATAGCTTCAGCCCCTTGGTGCAGGAAGCTCCCGTGCCCGAGGCGGACGCTCTGCTGGCCGAGTCCGGGCTGAATGCCGCGTTGACGGGGTTGCCGGGCGGTTTCTCCGAACTCGACCTGTTCGGCATTCGCGAAGGGGCGGGGCGGTTCGTGATCCTCGTCGATACGTCCAACTCCATGTTCGAGCGCCAGCGTGACGGCGTGAAGTACCGTTTCGACTTCACGGTGATCAAGGACGAGATCGCCGCGCTGGTCGCGGGACTTCAGCCCGATACGCAGTTTAACCTGGCGATCTACGAGGGTGGCTCGCTCGCCTGGCAACCGAACCTGATGCCAGCGACGCTGGAGAACAAGCAGGCGGCCGAAGCCTGGCTGCGGGGGTTGAGCGAGAGCCCGAGTGCATCGATTTCCTCGCGCAAGAGCCCCGGTCCCCGGTTGATCGAGGGTGGTGGCACCCGGCTAGACACGGGGCTGCGGCAGGTGTTCGGGTTCGAGCCGGAGGTGATCTTTATCGTGACGGACGGCGAGATTAACCGCAGCGGGCGAACCATCCCGCAGGATGAACTGCTCGATATCATACGCGGGCTTCAGCGCGGATTGGCCGAGTCGGCCCGCATTCACGTCATCCACTACCAGACCGCAGTGACCAAGCCCGAGGAAATCGCCACCATGCGGGCAATTGCCGGACGCAACAGTGGTCGTTTTCGCCAGGTCGAGGCGGTTTTGCTGGAGTGA